The following are encoded together in the Kribbella sp. CA-293567 genome:
- a CDS encoding glycosyltransferase encodes MRIAMVSEHASPLAVLGGADAGGQNVHVAALALALAELGHEVEVYTRRDDVSSAETVPLGPGVDVIHVPAGPPRAIPKDELHAYMPAFGDWLASRWLRRRPEVVHAHFWMSGLACAQARRSIDFPFAQTFHALGVVKRRHQGADDTSPPERQPAEKRLAYVTDAVIATATEEVHELLRLGARPESLHVVPCGVELFEGTTATDGWWNQAGGRVLSLGRLVERKGVDTVIAAMAALPDAELVVAGGPAGSFESDPEVRRLRRLAQRLGVADRVRLVGAVTRDQVPGLLRSADVVACTPWYEPFGIVPLEAMACARPVVGSAVGGLLDTVVDGVTGILVPPKEPGRLAEALGGLLADPEQRRRLGLAGATRVAEKYTWAAVAAETEAVYRQITTAKSIVVGRAH; translated from the coding sequence ATGAGAATTGCGATGGTTTCCGAGCATGCCAGTCCGCTGGCCGTGCTGGGCGGGGCCGACGCCGGTGGCCAGAACGTGCACGTCGCCGCGCTGGCGCTGGCGCTGGCCGAGCTGGGCCACGAGGTCGAGGTCTACACCCGGCGCGACGACGTCAGCTCGGCCGAGACCGTCCCGCTCGGTCCCGGGGTGGACGTGATCCACGTACCGGCCGGACCACCCCGAGCCATTCCGAAGGACGAGTTGCACGCCTACATGCCGGCCTTCGGTGACTGGCTCGCGTCCCGTTGGCTGCGTCGCCGTCCGGAGGTGGTGCATGCGCACTTCTGGATGTCCGGCCTGGCGTGCGCCCAGGCCCGGCGGTCGATCGACTTCCCGTTCGCGCAGACGTTCCACGCGCTCGGAGTGGTGAAGCGCCGCCACCAAGGGGCCGACGACACCAGCCCGCCGGAGCGGCAGCCCGCCGAGAAGCGGCTGGCCTACGTCACGGACGCGGTGATCGCGACCGCCACCGAAGAAGTCCACGAGTTGCTCAGGCTCGGCGCCCGGCCGGAATCGCTGCACGTCGTTCCGTGCGGAGTGGAGCTCTTCGAAGGCACGACGGCCACCGACGGCTGGTGGAACCAGGCCGGCGGGCGGGTCCTCTCGCTCGGCCGGCTGGTCGAGCGCAAGGGCGTGGACACCGTGATCGCGGCGATGGCCGCGCTGCCGGACGCGGAACTGGTGGTCGCGGGTGGTCCGGCCGGGAGCTTCGAGAGCGATCCGGAGGTCCGCCGGTTGCGTCGGCTGGCACAACGGCTCGGAGTAGCGGATCGGGTTCGTCTGGTGGGCGCGGTGACGCGTGACCAGGTGCCCGGGCTGCTGCGCTCGGCCGACGTGGTCGCCTGCACCCCGTGGTACGAGCCGTTCGGGATCGTGCCGCTGGAAGCGATGGCCTGCGCGCGTCCGGTGGTCGGATCGGCCGTCGGTGGACTCCTCGACACGGTCGTCGACGGCGTCACCGGGATCCTGGTGCCACCGAAGGAACCCGGCCGGCTGGCCGAGGCTCTCGGCGGGTTGCTCGCCGACCCCGAACAGCGCCGGCGGCTCGGTCTGGCCGGCGCGACCCGAGTCGCGGAGAAGTACACCTGGGCAGCGGTCGCCGCCGAGACCGAAGCGGTCTACCGGCAGATCACGACCGCCAAATCGATCGTCGTGGGGAGAGCACACTGA
- a CDS encoding D-sedoheptulose-7-phosphate isomerase, whose protein sequence is MTRFGSVSEHLEHLRLGLASLDRQSALVDSWGQQLTTAFVSGQKLLAAGNGGSAAEAQHLTAELVGRFEGDREPLPAIALHVETSTLTAICNDFGPETIFARQVGAHGRSGDVLVLLSTSGRSPNLIEAAKKAKERGLRVWALTGPRDNPLAELADETLAVECSAPTAVQEVHLVAVHALCSAVERYLPSARWAAITTEVSQ, encoded by the coding sequence ATGACACGTTTCGGGAGCGTCAGCGAACACCTGGAACATCTCCGGCTGGGACTGGCCAGCCTGGACCGCCAGTCGGCACTGGTCGACAGCTGGGGGCAGCAGCTCACCACGGCGTTCGTCTCCGGCCAGAAACTACTTGCTGCAGGCAACGGTGGAAGCGCCGCCGAGGCCCAGCACCTGACCGCCGAGCTGGTCGGCCGGTTCGAGGGTGACCGGGAGCCGTTGCCCGCGATCGCTTTGCACGTGGAGACCTCGACACTGACGGCGATCTGCAACGACTTCGGGCCGGAGACCATCTTCGCCCGCCAGGTCGGGGCCCACGGCCGCTCGGGCGACGTGCTGGTGCTGCTGTCCACCAGCGGCCGGAGCCCGAACCTGATCGAGGCCGCCAAGAAAGCCAAGGAACGCGGTCTGCGGGTGTGGGCACTGACCGGCCCACGGGACAACCCACTGGCGGAACTGGCGGACGAGACGCTGGCCGTGGAGTGCTCCGCCCCCACGGCGGTCCAGGAGGTTCACCTGGTCGCGGTGCATGCGCTGTGCTCGGCGGTGGAGCGTTATCTGCCGTCGGCACGCTGGGCCGCGATCACGACGGAGGTGTCGCAATGA
- a CDS encoding PfkB family carbohydrate kinase, whose protein sequence is MTVRVVVVGDVLLDRDIEGDVRRVCPDAPVPVVDVDRTTERAGGAGLVATLLDRPGVSPHLVTAIADDEPGERLLGLLDRRLQVSPILSASATRCKTRVRSAGQSLLRIDAAPTAEVGDDCDLAALEAALNDADVVLVSDYAGGVVSHPEVRAALERCALRRPMIWDPHPRGSEPVPGVTVVTPNRSEAVQFGTSQEPDQLAVELRDRWRAWSLAVTDGCHGVYVAAGDGPLFTPAPFQYQGDSCGAGDRFAGTVAVEIGSGATVSTAVEAAVKDTAAWLALGGVTPAPEPEADREPGPLEAFAVAEKIRAAGGSVVATGGCFDILHAGHIASLEAASRLGDALIVLVNSDESVRRLKGSGRPVNSEADRCQVLRSLRFVDAVVVFDGDDPIAALRELRPDVWAKGGDYTADMLPEAPIIAGWGGRVVLVPFLPGRSTTAILEGGRIS, encoded by the coding sequence ATGACCGTCCGGGTGGTCGTCGTCGGCGACGTCCTGCTGGACCGCGACATCGAGGGTGACGTCCGGCGGGTCTGTCCGGACGCCCCGGTGCCGGTGGTCGACGTCGACCGGACGACGGAACGAGCAGGGGGTGCCGGGCTGGTCGCGACGCTTCTCGACCGCCCGGGAGTCTCACCGCATCTGGTGACAGCGATCGCGGACGACGAACCAGGCGAGAGACTGCTGGGGCTGCTCGACCGGCGGCTGCAGGTCAGCCCGATCCTCAGTGCCTCCGCGACCCGCTGCAAGACGCGGGTGCGCAGTGCCGGCCAGTCCTTGCTGCGGATCGACGCCGCGCCCACTGCGGAGGTGGGCGACGACTGCGATCTGGCGGCCTTGGAGGCGGCCCTGAACGACGCCGATGTCGTGCTCGTGTCGGACTATGCCGGCGGGGTGGTCAGCCACCCCGAGGTTCGCGCCGCGCTGGAGCGGTGCGCGTTGCGGCGTCCGATGATCTGGGATCCGCATCCGCGGGGCAGCGAACCGGTTCCGGGGGTGACCGTGGTGACGCCGAACCGGAGCGAGGCGGTGCAGTTCGGTACGTCGCAGGAACCGGACCAGCTCGCCGTCGAGCTCCGGGACCGCTGGCGGGCCTGGTCTCTGGCCGTCACCGACGGATGCCACGGGGTCTACGTGGCGGCCGGGGACGGACCTCTGTTCACCCCTGCTCCGTTCCAGTACCAGGGTGATTCCTGTGGGGCGGGGGATCGCTTCGCGGGCACGGTCGCGGTCGAGATCGGCAGCGGCGCGACGGTCAGCACGGCCGTCGAGGCCGCGGTCAAGGACACGGCGGCCTGGCTGGCCCTGGGCGGGGTCACCCCGGCCCCTGAACCCGAGGCCGATCGCGAACCAGGACCACTGGAGGCGTTCGCAGTCGCCGAGAAAATCCGGGCGGCGGGCGGTTCCGTCGTGGCCACCGGCGGCTGTTTCGATATCCTGCACGCCGGCCATATCGCGAGTCTGGAGGCCGCCAGCCGGCTCGGTGACGCCCTGATCGTGCTGGTGAACTCCGACGAGAGCGTCCGGCGGCTGAAGGGCAGCGGCCGCCCGGTGAACTCCGAAGCGGACCGCTGCCAGGTACTGCGCTCGCTGCGCTTCGTCGACGCCGTCGTGGTCTTCGACGGCGACGACCCGATCGCGGCCCTGCGCGAGCTGCGCCCCGACGTCTGGGCCAAGGGCGGCGACTACACCGCCGACATGTTGCCCGAGGCACCGATCATCGCCGGCTGGGGCGGCCGGGTGGTCCTGGTTCCGTTCCTGCCCGGTCGATCCACTACCGCGATCCTCGAAGGAGGACGAATTTCATGA
- a CDS encoding SDR family oxidoreductase, with protein MSFERVAVTGGASGLGAAVVRAVRKAGGTPVVLDRQKPADDVAWVEVDLSDPAAAEPALAAAEEAIGDLTGVVTAAGVDACGRLEDLDLADWTKVISVNLIGTAAIAKAAVPRLERSGGRLVTVASTLGLRALSDATAYCASKFGVVGFTRALAVETAGRIGVTMLVPGGMQTSFFDDRPEQYKPGPDAMLNDPDAVADVVIYALSQPRGVEIRELVVCPSVEPSWP; from the coding sequence ATGAGTTTCGAGCGAGTCGCCGTCACCGGTGGAGCAAGCGGCCTGGGAGCCGCCGTGGTCCGGGCCGTCCGCAAGGCGGGCGGCACCCCGGTCGTGCTGGACCGGCAGAAGCCGGCCGACGACGTGGCCTGGGTCGAGGTCGACCTGAGTGATCCGGCCGCGGCCGAGCCCGCGCTGGCCGCGGCGGAGGAGGCGATCGGTGACCTGACCGGCGTGGTGACCGCCGCCGGCGTCGACGCCTGCGGCCGGCTGGAAGACCTGGACCTGGCCGACTGGACCAAGGTGATCAGCGTCAACCTGATCGGTACCGCGGCGATCGCGAAGGCGGCGGTGCCGCGGCTGGAGCGCTCGGGCGGACGTCTGGTGACCGTGGCGTCGACGCTGGGACTCCGGGCGCTGAGCGACGCGACGGCGTACTGCGCGTCGAAGTTCGGGGTGGTCGGTTTCACCCGCGCGCTGGCGGTGGAGACAGCCGGCCGGATCGGCGTGACGATGCTGGTGCCCGGAGGCATGCAGACGTCGTTCTTCGACGACCGTCCGGAGCAGTACAAGCCCGGACCGGACGCGATGCTGAACGACCCGGACGCGGTCGCGGACGTGGTCATCTACGCGCTGAGCCAGCCGCGCGGAGTGGAGATTCGCGAACTGGTCGTCTGCCCGTCGGTCGAGCCGTCCTGGCCCTGA
- a CDS encoding glycosyltransferase family 9 protein, whose amino-acid sequence MRGPVLVLRALGLGDALTGVPALRGLRRLYPDRQLVLAGKEPFGSWLVRLGVADDSVATAGLSGRPPGRGLGRHLAVNLHGRGPQSHLLLQSGDPDELLAFDCAAAGHRSKTRWRADEHEVDRWCRLVAEAGGACSRDDLRLPLGGRRDAAVVVHPGAASVSRQWPLDRWRQVVQELRGDGRTVVLTGTETELCAELARGTGTEDLSGRLSVDELASRIGSAELLVSGDTGVAHLATAAGTRSVTLFGPTPPAWWGPAIDPERHTVLYRGSGVGDPHADQVDEGLLRITVPEVLRAARKQLASGTTQQSSPALRASRPAASS is encoded by the coding sequence ATGCGCGGACCGGTTCTCGTACTGCGAGCGCTCGGCCTCGGCGACGCGCTGACCGGCGTACCGGCGCTGCGTGGACTGCGTCGCCTCTACCCGGATCGGCAACTGGTGCTGGCCGGGAAAGAACCGTTCGGGAGCTGGCTGGTCAGGCTCGGCGTGGCAGACGACAGTGTCGCCACGGCGGGTCTTTCCGGCCGGCCGCCCGGGCGTGGACTCGGGCGGCACCTGGCCGTCAATCTGCACGGCCGGGGGCCGCAGAGTCATCTGCTGCTGCAGTCCGGTGACCCCGACGAACTGCTTGCCTTCGACTGCGCGGCCGCCGGTCACCGGAGCAAGACCCGGTGGCGGGCGGACGAACACGAAGTCGATCGCTGGTGCCGGCTCGTGGCGGAGGCAGGGGGAGCTTGCTCGAGGGACGATCTGCGGTTGCCCCTGGGTGGACGACGCGATGCCGCGGTCGTCGTTCATCCAGGGGCCGCCAGCGTGTCGCGGCAGTGGCCACTGGACAGGTGGCGGCAGGTCGTCCAGGAACTGCGGGGGGACGGGCGGACCGTCGTACTGACCGGAACGGAGACCGAGCTGTGCGCCGAACTGGCGCGGGGGACCGGCACCGAGGATCTCAGTGGCCGGTTGTCGGTGGACGAACTGGCGTCGCGGATCGGATCGGCCGAGCTGCTCGTCAGCGGGGACACCGGAGTCGCGCATCTGGCGACCGCGGCCGGGACCCGATCGGTGACCCTGTTCGGTCCGACTCCGCCGGCCTGGTGGGGCCCGGCCATCGATCCGGAGCGGCACACCGTGCTCTACCGAGGGAGCGGGGTCGGCGATCCGCACGCCGATCAGGTCGACGAAGGACTGCTGCGGATCACCGTGCCCGAGGTGCTACGGGCTGCTCGGAAGCAGTTAGCGAGCGGAACCACGCAACAGTCGAGTCCAGCCCTTCGCGCCAGCCGACCTGCGGCTTCCAGCTGA
- a CDS encoding UDP-glucuronic acid decarboxylase family protein, translating to MDAKHVVVTGGAGFLGSHLCERLLADGHQVTCLDNFITGTPANVAHLASDGRFQCLPTDLTEVVRILSPVDLVLHFASPASPIDYLRLPIQTLKVGAVGTLHALGLAKENNARFVLASTSEVYGDPQVHPQPESYWGHVNPIGPRGVYDEAKRYAEALTTAYRTSEGVDTAIVRIFNTYGPRMRPQDGRAIPTFIRQALAGEPLTVAGDGSQTRSVCYVDDTVDGVLRMAFGDHPGPVNLGNPDERSVLQIAYDVVAATGSGSPVEFVDRPVDDPGVRRPDTTLAEQVLSWKPQVGWREGLDSTVAWFRSLTASEQPVAPRAR from the coding sequence ATGGATGCAAAGCATGTGGTCGTCACCGGCGGAGCCGGGTTCCTCGGAAGCCATCTGTGCGAGCGGCTGCTCGCCGACGGCCACCAGGTGACCTGTCTGGACAACTTCATCACCGGTACGCCGGCCAACGTCGCGCACCTCGCCTCGGACGGCCGCTTCCAGTGCCTGCCGACCGATCTGACCGAGGTGGTCCGGATCCTCTCCCCCGTCGACCTGGTGCTCCATTTCGCCAGCCCCGCCTCGCCGATCGACTATCTGCGGTTGCCGATCCAGACGCTCAAGGTCGGCGCCGTCGGCACCCTGCACGCGCTCGGCCTGGCGAAGGAGAACAACGCCCGGTTCGTCCTGGCCAGCACCTCGGAGGTGTACGGCGACCCGCAGGTCCACCCGCAGCCCGAGTCCTACTGGGGTCACGTCAACCCGATCGGGCCCCGCGGCGTCTACGACGAGGCCAAGCGGTACGCCGAAGCCCTCACCACCGCGTACCGGACCAGCGAGGGAGTCGACACCGCCATCGTCCGGATCTTCAACACCTACGGCCCGCGGATGCGCCCGCAGGACGGTCGCGCGATCCCCACCTTCATCCGCCAGGCCCTGGCGGGCGAACCGCTGACGGTGGCCGGTGACGGCAGCCAGACCCGTTCGGTCTGCTACGTCGACGACACCGTCGACGGTGTGCTGCGGATGGCCTTCGGTGACCACCCGGGCCCGGTCAACCTCGGCAATCCCGACGAACGCTCGGTGTTGCAGATCGCGTACGACGTAGTGGCCGCGACCGGCTCCGGCTCCCCGGTCGAGTTCGTCGACCGGCCGGTCGACGATCCGGGCGTCCGGCGGCCCGACACCACGCTGGCCGAGCAGGTGCTCAGCTGGAAGCCGCAGGTCGGCTGGCGCGAAGGGCTGGACTCGACTGTTGCGTGGTTCCGCTCGCTAACTGCTTCCGAGCAGCCCGTAGCACCTCGGGCACGGTGA
- a CDS encoding thiamine pyrophosphate-requiring protein — MTRTVADALVDRLRTWQVPRVFGYAGDGIDPLLAAFRRADGEPEFVQTRHEEMAAFMATGHAKYTGWPGVCVATHGPGAIHLLNGLYDAKLDQQPVVALVGQVVSTALGSGYLQEIDLHSLFKDVCSQYVQTAVRPEQLPMLLDNAMRTSIAARTPTCLILPHDLQRADAIDDLPHDHGMVPSAAVVGSPPKVEADADAVRRAAELLQQGRKVAVLAGRGAAGAAAEIAELVELLGAGVTVSLLGKPVLDEGSPWHTGVMGHLGTTASAELLGGCDTLFIVGCNDPWTEFYPEPGRARTVQLDLEARVVASKYPVEVALVGDAATTLRALIPQLRRTADRRWPEQVEQSVARWHRLAEERAQTPADPLNPEAVVRALSGHLPDDARVAVDVGSATYWYARHLALPAGVPAHVSSYLASMGCAMPYGLAAKLDAPSRPVVALVGDGSMQMNGLLELITVADRWQQWPDPRFVVLVLHNQDLNEVTWEQREMEGDPRYPASQRVPDFPYASYAELLGLRGIRVDKPDQIEAAWTAAFTADRPTVIEAVVDPAVPLLPPGLDDAKLQKVFQGIDQEPDGHGARSQVLRSQATENYLD, encoded by the coding sequence ATGACCCGTACAGTCGCTGATGCCCTCGTCGACCGCCTCCGGACCTGGCAGGTACCCCGCGTTTTCGGGTACGCCGGTGACGGCATCGACCCGCTGCTGGCGGCGTTCCGGCGGGCGGACGGCGAGCCGGAGTTCGTCCAGACCCGGCACGAGGAGATGGCCGCGTTCATGGCGACCGGCCACGCGAAGTACACCGGCTGGCCCGGAGTCTGCGTCGCCACCCACGGGCCCGGCGCGATCCACCTGCTCAACGGCCTGTACGACGCCAAACTCGACCAGCAGCCGGTGGTCGCACTGGTCGGTCAGGTGGTCTCCACCGCCCTGGGCAGCGGCTACCTGCAGGAGATCGATCTGCACTCGCTCTTCAAGGACGTCTGCTCGCAGTACGTCCAGACCGCCGTCCGGCCCGAGCAACTGCCGATGCTGCTCGACAACGCGATGCGAACCTCGATCGCGGCGCGGACGCCGACCTGCCTGATCCTGCCGCACGATCTCCAGCGTGCCGACGCGATCGACGACCTGCCGCACGACCACGGCATGGTCCCGTCGGCCGCGGTCGTCGGCAGCCCGCCGAAGGTGGAGGCCGACGCGGACGCCGTACGCCGGGCCGCCGAGTTGCTTCAGCAGGGCCGGAAGGTGGCCGTCCTCGCGGGCCGGGGAGCGGCAGGGGCTGCCGCCGAGATCGCCGAACTGGTCGAGTTGCTCGGGGCCGGAGTGACCGTGTCGCTGCTCGGCAAGCCGGTGCTCGACGAAGGATCGCCTTGGCACACGGGCGTGATGGGGCATCTGGGCACCACGGCGAGCGCGGAACTGCTCGGCGGTTGCGACACCCTTTTCATTGTCGGATGCAACGATCCGTGGACGGAGTTCTACCCGGAGCCGGGCCGGGCGAGGACGGTGCAGCTCGACCTGGAGGCCCGCGTCGTCGCCAGCAAGTATCCGGTCGAGGTGGCGCTGGTCGGCGACGCGGCGACGACGCTGCGAGCCCTGATCCCGCAGTTGCGCAGAACGGCCGACCGGCGGTGGCCGGAGCAGGTCGAGCAGAGCGTGGCACGGTGGCACCGGCTGGCCGAGGAGCGCGCGCAGACCCCGGCCGATCCGCTGAACCCGGAGGCGGTGGTCCGGGCACTGTCCGGTCACCTGCCCGACGATGCGCGGGTCGCCGTTGACGTCGGGTCGGCGACGTACTGGTATGCCAGGCATCTCGCGCTGCCGGCCGGCGTACCGGCTCACGTGTCGAGCTACCTGGCGTCGATGGGCTGCGCGATGCCCTACGGCCTGGCGGCCAAGCTTGATGCGCCGTCACGTCCGGTGGTGGCGCTGGTGGGTGACGGCTCGATGCAGATGAACGGTCTGCTCGAGCTGATCACCGTCGCCGATCGCTGGCAGCAGTGGCCGGATCCACGGTTCGTCGTACTCGTGCTGCACAACCAGGATCTCAACGAGGTCACCTGGGAGCAACGCGAGATGGAGGGCGATCCCCGCTACCCGGCCTCGCAGCGAGTCCCGGACTTCCCGTACGCGTCGTACGCCGAACTGCTCGGTCTGCGGGGCATCCGCGTCGACAAGCCCGACCAGATCGAGGCCGCTTGGACAGCGGCCTTCACCGCCGACCGGCCCACCGTGATCGAAGCCGTGGTCGATCCCGCCGTTCCGCTGCTGCCTCCCGGTCTGGACGACGCCAAGCTGCAGAAGGTCTTCCAGGGCATCGACCAGGAGCCGGACGGGCACGGAGCCCGCAGTCAGGTCCTGCGCAGCCAGGCCACCGAGAACTACCTCGACTAG
- a CDS encoding GAF and ANTAR domain-containing protein, translating to MSSRLDTQLPERAVQELATALSALVTDHDVLGTITNLLAGCERCLLATGSGIVISRPDNQELEFLAATSHRAEGIELYQAQTESGPAALTLATGEPVAADSTLLAGRWPEFAERFEAQGYHSLYAHPMRWRGQTFGALNLFFPAELVPAGTATVAQAFADIATVVILHSGTNSITHLIGQLRIALTDRIVIEQAKGVLAYTEDLTLDAAFDQLLHRARTSERSLSEVAAEVVDAVAHPSKS from the coding sequence GTGAGCAGTCGGCTCGACACCCAACTGCCCGAACGCGCTGTCCAGGAACTGGCGACCGCGCTGTCGGCCCTCGTCACCGATCACGACGTGCTCGGGACGATCACCAACCTGCTGGCCGGCTGCGAGCGGTGCCTGCTCGCGACCGGGAGCGGCATCGTGATCTCCCGGCCGGACAACCAGGAACTGGAGTTCCTGGCCGCCACCAGTCACCGGGCCGAGGGCATCGAGCTCTATCAGGCGCAGACCGAAAGCGGACCCGCGGCCCTGACCCTCGCGACCGGCGAGCCGGTGGCCGCCGACTCGACGTTGCTCGCCGGCCGCTGGCCGGAGTTCGCCGAGCGGTTCGAGGCGCAGGGCTACCACAGCCTGTACGCGCATCCCATGCGCTGGCGGGGCCAGACGTTCGGCGCCCTCAACCTGTTCTTCCCCGCCGAGCTGGTTCCGGCCGGTACCGCGACCGTGGCCCAGGCGTTCGCCGACATCGCCACCGTGGTCATCCTGCACTCGGGGACGAACTCGATCACCCATCTGATCGGTCAGTTGCGGATCGCGCTGACCGACCGGATCGTGATCGAGCAGGCGAAGGGAGTGCTGGCCTACACCGAGGACCTGACCCTCGACGCTGCCTTCGACCAGCTACTGCACCGGGCCAGGACCAGTGAGCGGTCGCTGTCGGAGGTCGCCGCCGAGGTCGTCGACGCGGTCGCCCATCCCAGCAAGTCCTAG
- a CDS encoding ANTAR domain-containing protein, which produces MTDRAELFVRLATLAAANVTDAHLAGRLCDASRLILGADGAAITVENTSSSRTTLSTTDRVMATLEDLQDVTGEGPCLDAFRYSTYFTLALENEPNLRWPEFARSAWQAVGGLQMYSFPMRPGGETFGVISVYTTDGRELPEPIDAVQFVADAVGAALLRDPTAEGLGEGAWASRAQVHHACGMVTAQLGLPPDDALAILRAHAYAYNITLVETARQVVDRELTFGGEK; this is translated from the coding sequence ATGACTGATCGCGCGGAACTCTTCGTGCGGCTCGCGACGCTGGCCGCCGCCAACGTCACCGACGCCCATCTGGCCGGGCGGTTGTGCGACGCGAGCCGGCTGATCCTCGGTGCCGACGGCGCGGCGATCACGGTGGAGAACACCAGCTCGAGCCGGACCACCCTGTCGACCACTGATCGGGTGATGGCGACGTTGGAGGATCTCCAGGACGTGACCGGCGAAGGCCCTTGCCTGGATGCCTTCCGGTACAGCACGTACTTCACCCTGGCGCTGGAGAACGAGCCCAATCTCCGCTGGCCCGAGTTCGCCCGGTCCGCTTGGCAGGCGGTCGGCGGCCTGCAGATGTACTCGTTCCCGATGCGACCGGGCGGTGAGACCTTCGGGGTGATCAGCGTCTACACGACCGATGGCCGCGAGCTGCCCGAGCCGATCGACGCCGTGCAGTTCGTGGCCGACGCGGTCGGCGCCGCGCTGCTCCGCGACCCGACGGCGGAGGGACTCGGCGAAGGAGCCTGGGCCTCCCGCGCGCAGGTCCACCACGCCTGCGGCATGGTCACGGCCCAGCTGGGACTGCCCCCCGACGACGCGCTGGCGATCCTGCGTGCCCACGCTTATGCCTACAACATCACCCTGGTGGAGACCGCCCGCCAAGTGGTGGACCGCGAACTGACCTTCGGAGGTGAGAAGTGA
- a CDS encoding ANTAR domain-containing protein: MDDRVDPMATAVGLLMVSYWLDEEAATDVLRDWARQRGVSTSTIAARVIEAARSTAGTGSGTGPADDELTRWLGPRLDSLRTLDRSGE, from the coding sequence GTGGACGACCGAGTGGACCCGATGGCGACCGCCGTCGGTCTTCTGATGGTGAGTTACTGGCTGGACGAAGAAGCAGCGACCGACGTACTGCGGGACTGGGCCCGGCAACGCGGCGTCAGCACATCGACGATCGCCGCCAGAGTGATCGAAGCCGCTCGAAGCACCGCCGGGACCGGCTCGGGCACCGGCCCGGCCGACGACGAGTTGACCAGGTGGCTCGGCCCGCGGCTCGACTCGCTGCGAACCCTGGACCGGTCCGGTGAGTGA
- a CDS encoding lycopene cyclase domain-containing protein codes for MTHTEASLLGIAVTVVLDLWVLRTRLLGRRAFWVSYSIILFFQLLTNEWLTSRGVFRYDEDAILGWRIGHAPIEDFWFGFSLVAQSMIWWVWWGRRGVQAEEPPGPRPAIARALRRPRR; via the coding sequence ATGACTCACACCGAGGCTTCACTTCTGGGCATCGCCGTCACTGTCGTGCTGGACCTCTGGGTGCTGCGGACCCGGCTGCTCGGCCGCCGCGCGTTCTGGGTCTCGTACTCGATCATCTTGTTCTTCCAGCTCCTCACGAACGAATGGCTCACCTCCCGGGGCGTCTTCCGCTACGACGAGGATGCCATTCTCGGCTGGCGGATCGGCCACGCGCCAATCGAGGACTTCTGGTTCGGCTTCAGCCTGGTGGCCCAGTCGATGATCTGGTGGGTCTGGTGGGGACGCCGGGGAGTGCAGGCGGAAGAGCCACCCGGTCCGCGGCCGGCGATCGCGCGGGCGCTGCGCCGCCCGCGACGCTGA
- a CDS encoding lycopene cyclase domain-containing protein has translation MRELTYVVMLVFVLVATLPLEVLLRTRVYARPYRFGLVLLCAGLPFALWDFLAVRAGHWVFDESLTLGMSLASLPLEELLFFVVVPLASVMTLEAVRSVRGWTVGDEAGVAAEEDDRR, from the coding sequence ATGCGTGAACTGACGTACGTGGTCATGCTGGTGTTCGTACTGGTCGCCACGCTGCCACTGGAAGTGCTGTTGCGCACCCGGGTGTACGCCCGGCCGTACCGGTTCGGGCTGGTGCTGCTGTGCGCGGGACTGCCGTTCGCCCTGTGGGACTTCCTGGCCGTCCGCGCCGGGCACTGGGTCTTCGACGAGTCGCTCACGCTGGGGATGTCCCTGGCGAGCCTGCCGCTGGAGGAGCTGCTGTTCTTCGTCGTGGTGCCACTGGCGTCGGTGATGACGCTGGAGGCCGTGCGCAGCGTGCGGGGCTGGACGGTGGGCGACGAGGCAGGCGTCGCGGCCGAGGAGGACGACCGGAGATGA